A stretch of DNA from Halobacteriovorax vibrionivorans:
GCATTCCCAGTACTTGGTCACCTTCTTTTCCCTTCAACGGGAGGAGTTGTTCCACCAGATACGTACGCGATGTTATTTACAATGCACGGTACGATCATGATTTTCTACGCAATTACACCTATTCTTATTGGGGCATTTGGTAATTACCTTATTCCTCTACAGATTGGTGCGCGAGATATGGTTTTCCCACTACTTAATATGCTATCTTTTTGGATTGCAGCAGCTTCTGCATTAATTCTTGTGGCATCTTTATGTTTACCATTAGGTGCAGCAGCAGGTGGTTGGACTTCATACCCAACGTTATCAACACTGATAGGATCACCAGGTGCAGGTCAAACTCTTTGGTCTTTAGCGCTTTTCCTACTGGGTGTTTCTTCAACAATGGGTGCTGTTAACTATATTACTACGGTTATCGTTCTTAGAGCTCCAGGTATGGGATATTTTGATATGCCACTTTCTGTTTGGGGTCTATGGCTTACAGCTATTCTAAACGCGATCTTCTTACCAGTTCTTGGTGCAGGTCTACTTCTTCTTATTTTTGACCGTGTATTTGGAACGACATTCTTCCTAGCTGGTGCAGCAGCAACAACTGGGACAGGTGACCCAATTCTTTACCAACACGTTTTTTGGATCTTTGGTCACCCTGAAGTTTATATTCTTATTCTTCCTGCTTGGGGGATTGTATCTGATTTACTTTCTTTCTTTGCAAGAAAACCAGCATTTGGTGCGAAAGCAACTGCGCTTTCAATGACTTCAATTACAATTCTTTCAACGCTTGTATATGGTCACCATATGTATACGACTCAAATGAGTCCACTTTTAACTCAAACGTTTATGACTCTTACTATGACGATCTCGATTCCATCAGCAATTTTCTTTGCTAACTGGTTAGGAACAATCTGGAAAGGGTCAATTAGATTTGATACACCAATGATTTTCTCTCTAGGTGTTGTATTCGTATTTGGTCTTGGTGGTTTAACTGGTCTATACCTAGCTACAGTTACAACTGACCTTTACCTTCACGATACTTACTTCGTTGTAGGTCACTTCCATTACACTATGGCCGCTTCAGTTCTACTTGGTGGTTACGCAGCTATTTATTTCTGGATGCCAAAGATGTTTGGTAAATTCCTAAATGAATTCTGGGGTAAGGTACACTTTTGGATCACAATGATTGGTCTAAATGGTGTTTTCATGGGAATGATGATTGTTGGTTACGCTGGAATGCACAGACGTCTATACAATCCATTCGTATATGAATTCATGGAAAAAATGATTCCTATTAATACATTTATTACTTACTCAGCTCTACTTATGGGGCTTGGGCAGATTCCATTTGTTATCAATTTTGTGTACACAATTTTCTTTAAGAAAGAAAAAGAGCCAGTACCTAATAATCCATGGAATGTAGGTACACTTGAGTGGACTATCCCATCACCATCACCGGTTTATAACTTCAAGGAAATTCCTGTTGTTAAATGTGGGCCACACGAGCTAGGAAACCCTAATCTTCCAGAAGGTAAGGATTTCCAATACCAAACTGAAGAAATAGTTGAGGCATAATTAGAATGAGCCAGGTTATGACGAATAAAGACATTGAGGCAAGAAAGTTAACATCATCAATTGCGATGATCGTTATCCTTGTTTCTTTTACGATGCTCTTTGCTTCGATGTTACTTGGCTATTCTGTATATCGCTTTACTGTTGATGTATGGCCACCAATGGGAATGCCGAGAATCCCTCTGACAATTCCAATGGTGAGTACGTTTATAATTGCGTTAAGTTCTGCAACTCTTGTTCTTTTTGAGTCTTCTTTTGAAAAAAAGAACCTTAAGGCCATGAGAGCTTACTTTGGTTTAACGTTCTTATTAGGACTTGGGTTTATGTTTGTACAGTTACAACTATGGAACTCAAT
This window harbors:
- a CDS encoding cytochrome c oxidase subunit I, which produces MAFFEQHIHSEPKTFISKYIFSFDHKVIGKQFLWYGIIGLGLGGMMALMIRWTLAFPGEAFPVLGHLLFPSTGGVVPPDTYAMLFTMHGTIMIFYAITPILIGAFGNYLIPLQIGARDMVFPLLNMLSFWIAAASALILVASLCLPLGAAAGGWTSYPTLSTLIGSPGAGQTLWSLALFLLGVSSTMGAVNYITTVIVLRAPGMGYFDMPLSVWGLWLTAILNAIFLPVLGAGLLLLIFDRVFGTTFFLAGAAATTGTGDPILYQHVFWIFGHPEVYILILPAWGIVSDLLSFFARKPAFGAKATALSMTSITILSTLVYGHHMYTTQMSPLLTQTFMTLTMTISIPSAIFFANWLGTIWKGSIRFDTPMIFSLGVVFVFGLGGLTGLYLATVTTDLYLHDTYFVVGHFHYTMAASVLLGGYAAIYFWMPKMFGKFLNEFWGKVHFWITMIGLNGVFMGMMIVGYAGMHRRLYNPFVYEFMEKMIPINTFITYSALLMGLGQIPFVINFVYTIFFKKEKEPVPNNPWNVGTLEWTIPSPSPVYNFKEIPVVKCGPHELGNPNLPEGKDFQYQTEEIVEA
- a CDS encoding cytochrome c oxidase subunit 3, encoding MTNKDIEARKLTSSIAMIVILVSFTMLFASMLLGYSVYRFTVDVWPPMGMPRIPLTIPMVSTFIIALSSATLVLFESSFEKKNLKAMRAYFGLTFLLGLGFMFVQLQLWNSMAAMGLHASGGVFPSLFYALTWTHAAHIVAGLIALLFLLPVAAKGYSVEKITWVQNVSKFWHFLGVVWLVMFIVMFVF